Proteins found in one Campylobacter concisus genomic segment:
- a CDS encoding FtsW/RodA/SpoVE family cell cycle protein, producing the protein MAVDKIIFYLCSTLIAISIIFSLSLPVFTVLFFNYDEFHFFIRQFIVGCIGIFIMWWLSRLNPEKTLVWIGFGLLISCGIAMGLMHALPASMVTDAGGARRWIRLPGFSLAPVEFFKIGFVYFLAWSFTRKFSEGKRTLLDEIKILMPYIILFGVAIFLIAVMQNDLGQVVVLALTFVTMALFAGASARLFSIGILGAAFVMTVAIISSEHRILRIKSWWGTIQNMVLSFLPDSVADVLRVADAPEPYQISHSLNAIKHGEFFGEGLGAGIFKLGFLSEVHTDFVLAGIAEEVGVFGILCIVAIFITLLYRIFRISARSENKVYHLFTLGVGLILSFSFLMNSYGITSITPIKGIAVPFLSYGGSSVLAICIGIGMVLMVSKRAKL; encoded by the coding sequence TTGGCAGTTGATAAGATCATTTTCTATCTTTGTTCGACTTTGATCGCTATAAGCATTATTTTTTCACTATCTTTGCCAGTTTTTACGGTTTTATTTTTTAATTACGACGAGTTTCACTTTTTTATCCGCCAGTTTATTGTTGGTTGTATCGGAATTTTCATTATGTGGTGGCTCTCTAGGCTAAATCCTGAAAAGACGCTTGTTTGGATAGGGTTTGGCCTTCTTATATCTTGCGGTATCGCCATGGGGCTAATGCATGCATTGCCAGCTTCTATGGTGACTGATGCTGGTGGTGCTAGGCGTTGGATCAGGCTACCTGGTTTTTCACTAGCTCCAGTTGAGTTTTTTAAAATCGGTTTTGTCTACTTCTTGGCTTGGAGTTTTACTAGAAAATTTAGTGAAGGCAAAAGGACCCTGCTAGACGAGATTAAGATACTTATGCCTTATATTATTCTTTTTGGTGTTGCTATCTTTCTTATCGCTGTTATGCAAAATGACCTTGGTCAAGTGGTCGTACTGGCGCTTACATTTGTGACGATGGCACTTTTTGCAGGAGCAAGTGCGAGACTTTTTAGCATCGGTATCTTAGGAGCTGCTTTTGTTATGACAGTAGCGATAATCAGCTCTGAGCATAGAATTTTACGTATAAAGTCATGGTGGGGCACGATACAAAATATGGTGCTTTCTTTCTTGCCTGATAGCGTTGCAGATGTATTAAGAGTGGCTGATGCGCCAGAGCCATATCAAATTTCTCACTCATTAAACGCTATAAAGCATGGCGAATTTTTTGGCGAAGGGCTTGGCGCTGGTATATTTAAGCTTGGCTTTTTAAGCGAGGTCCATACTGACTTTGTACTAGCTGGTATTGCTGAAGAGGTCGGTGTATTTGGTATTTTGTGTATAGTAGCTATATTTATAACGCTACTTTATAGAATTTTTAGAATTTCAGCTAGAAGCGAAAATAAGGTATATCATCTATTTACGCTTGGTGTCGGGCTTATCTTATCGTTTTCATTTTTAATGAATAGCTATGGCATCACATCGATCACGCCTATCAAAGGTATTGCTGTACCATTTCTTAGTTACGGTGGTAGCTCTGTGCTTGCGATTTGTATCGGTATCGGCATGGTTTTGATGGTTAGTAAAAGGGCAAAATTATGA
- the murI gene encoding glutamate racemase, translating to MKIGIFDSGLGGLSVLNEALSKLSEHEFLYYADVKNVPYGQKSRDEILKFSFDAVKFLIENGANAVVVACNTATSVAIKELRANLNIPIIGMEPAVKKAHDLSHDDALKTLVIATPVTVNGAKLKELIANLHAKDKTELLALPRLVNFAENGEFDTENVKSYLKEELAKFDLSKFGFLVLGCTHFNYFKDSLREILPSNISIIDGNEGTINRLISELGLKISTLDQALKVRFFYSGDEVFSKFELDKISRNLARLEKMREIY from the coding sequence ATGAAAATAGGTATATTTGACTCAGGGCTTGGCGGGCTGAGCGTCTTAAATGAAGCTTTAAGCAAGCTTAGCGAGCATGAATTTTTATATTACGCAGACGTTAAAAATGTCCCATACGGACAAAAGAGCAGGGATGAGATCTTAAAATTTAGCTTTGATGCGGTGAAATTTCTCATAGAAAATGGCGCAAACGCCGTTGTAGTAGCTTGTAACACGGCAACAAGCGTAGCGATAAAAGAGCTTAGAGCAAATTTAAATATACCTATAATCGGCATGGAACCAGCTGTAAAAAAAGCTCATGACTTAAGCCATGATGATGCCTTAAAAACGCTTGTCATAGCCACTCCGGTCACCGTAAATGGTGCAAAACTAAAAGAGCTGATCGCAAATTTACACGCAAAAGATAAAACTGAGCTACTTGCTCTACCACGCCTTGTAAATTTTGCTGAAAATGGGGAATTTGACACCGAGAATGTGAAATCATATCTAAAAGAAGAGTTAGCTAAATTTGATCTAAGTAAATTTGGTTTTTTAGTGCTTGGCTGCACACATTTTAACTATTTTAAAGATAGCCTAAGAGAAATTTTGCCGTCAAATATAAGCATAATTGATGGCAATGAAGGGACAATAAATCGCCTTATAAGTGAGCTTGGACTAAAAATTTCTACTTTAGATCAAGCCCTAAAAGTTAGATTTTTCTATTCTGGTGATGAAGTATTCAGTAAATTTGAGCTAGATAAAATTTCAAGAAATTTAGCTAGATTAGAGAAGATGAGAGAGATTTACTAG
- a CDS encoding DedA family protein: MLHDVIDFIVAIVSSWGYAGIFIMMFLESSFFPFPSEVAMIPAGYLAHKGEMSLILAFLAGTLGSLLGAIFNYYLCYFLGREIVLKYGKFVGITHEKMDKFEAFFNKHGEISTFNSRLIPGIRQYISLPAGLAKMNIFRFCLFTTLGAGIWCTVLLGVGYFLGSNPSKQTLLLITITLLAVVTVISVVYIIKQRKA; encoded by the coding sequence ATTTTATAGTTGCGATCGTAAGTAGCTGGGGTTATGCTGGCATATTTATCATGATGTTTTTAGAAAGCTCATTTTTTCCATTTCCAAGTGAGGTAGCGATGATACCAGCTGGTTATTTGGCGCATAAAGGTGAAATGAGTTTAATTTTGGCCTTTCTTGCAGGTACGCTTGGAAGCCTGCTTGGAGCTATTTTTAACTACTATCTTTGCTACTTTTTGGGGCGTGAAATCGTTTTAAAATACGGCAAATTTGTGGGAATTACTCATGAAAAAATGGATAAATTTGAAGCATTTTTCAATAAACACGGCGAAATTTCTACATTTAACTCACGTCTGATTCCTGGCATTCGCCAATACATCAGCCTACCAGCTGGACTTGCCAAGATGAATATATTTAGATTTTGTCTATTTACCACACTTGGAGCTGGGATTTGGTGTACTGTTTTGCTTGGAGTTGGCTATTTTCTAGGTTCAAATCCTAGCAAACAGACACTTTTATTAATCACGATCACTCTTTTGGCTGTAGTTACTGTAATAAGCGTGGTCTATATAATAAAGCAAAGAAAAGCCTAA